From the Anaerolineales bacterium genome, one window contains:
- the prmC gene encoding peptide chain release factor N(5)-glutamine methyltransferase, with translation MPLTVSAALKESRERLAAASDSAALDAEVWLAHVLRQPRSWLLAHPEAELSAAAQAAHAAGLPRLAAGEPLPYLLGQWEFYGLMLQVSPAVLIPRPETELLVEAALAWLADHPGRRAAADVGTGSACIPVALAVHCPDLQVWAGDISPEALAVAAANVARHGLGGRLHCIASDLMAALPGPYDLITANLPYIPEARLPQLAVSRWEPALALGGGPDGLRLIEPFLQQARARLLPGGLLLAEIDASLEAAVLALAAGLWPAAAVEVRPDLAGRPRLLVVGT, from the coding sequence ATGCCCCTGACCGTCTCCGCCGCCCTAAAAGAAAGCCGGGAGCGTCTGGCTGCAGCCAGCGATAGCGCGGCCCTCGACGCCGAAGTGTGGCTGGCCCATGTGCTGCGCCAGCCGCGCAGCTGGCTGCTGGCGCACCCGGAAGCCGAGCTGAGCGCAGCGGCCCAGGCCGCCCACGCCGCCGGCCTGCCGCGCCTGGCAGCGGGCGAGCCGCTGCCCTATCTGCTCGGCCAGTGGGAGTTCTACGGCCTCATGCTGCAGGTCTCGCCCGCCGTGCTGATCCCGCGGCCGGAGACCGAGCTGCTGGTGGAAGCGGCTCTGGCTTGGCTGGCAGACCACCCCGGCCGGCGGGCCGCCGCCGATGTCGGCACCGGCTCGGCCTGCATCCCGGTGGCCCTGGCGGTTCATTGCCCAGACCTGCAGGTGTGGGCCGGCGACATCTCGCCCGAAGCGCTGGCCGTGGCAGCCGCCAACGTCGCCCGGCACGGCCTGGGCGGGCGCCTGCACTGCATCGCCAGCGACCTGATGGCGGCGCTGCCCGGCCCCTATGACCTGATCACCGCCAATTTGCCTTACATCCCCGAAGCGCGCCTGCCGCAGCTGGCCGTCAGCCGTTGGGAGCCGGCCCTGGCCCTGGGCGGCGGGCCGGACGGCCTGCGCCTGATCGAGCCTTTTCTGCAGCAAGCGCGGGCGCGCCTGCTGCCCGGCGGCCTGCTGCTGGCCGAGATCGACGCCAGCCTGGAAGCCGCCGTATTGGCCCTGGCCGCCGGCCTGTGGCCCGCCGCGGCGGTCGAAGTACGCCCCGACCTGGCCGGCCGGCCGCGCCTGCTGGTGGTGGGTACATGA
- a CDS encoding threonylcarbamoyl-AMP synthase, whose translation MNTRRMDAADPAAIPAALQTLAAGGLVAFPTDTVYGLAARAFDPAGIERLYAVKDRAQTKAIALLLAGPADLPRVAAEASPAAQRLAARFWPGPLTLVLPRRPELPAALSPDDTIGLRVPDHPVALALLAAAGPLAVTSANLSGGANTLDAQAVLAQLAGRIELLLDGGRTPGEQPSTVIDLSGPVPRLLRPGPISEAQILAALEE comes from the coding sequence ATGAACACCCGGCGCATGGACGCGGCCGACCCGGCCGCTATCCCGGCAGCGCTGCAAACCCTGGCCGCCGGCGGTTTGGTGGCTTTCCCCACCGATACCGTCTACGGCCTGGCCGCCCGCGCCTTTGACCCCGCCGGCATCGAGCGCCTCTACGCCGTCAAAGACCGCGCCCAGACCAAAGCCATCGCGCTGCTTCTGGCCGGCCCGGCCGACTTGCCGCGTGTGGCCGCCGAGGCCAGCCCGGCGGCGCAGAGGCTGGCGGCCCGCTTCTGGCCCGGCCCGCTGACCCTGGTGCTGCCGCGCCGGCCGGAACTGCCCGCCGCGCTCTCGCCGGACGACACCATCGGCCTGCGCGTCCCGGACCATCCGGTCGCCCTGGCCCTGCTGGCCGCCGCCGGCCCGTTGGCAGTCACCTCCGCCAACCTCTCTGGCGGCGCCAACACCCTGGACGCGCAGGCCGTCCTGGCCCAGCTGGCCGGCCGCATTGAGCTGCTGCTGGACGGCGGCCGTACGCCGGGCGAGCAGCCTTCCACTGTCATCGACCTGAGCGGCCCGGTCCCGCGCCTGCTGCGCCCCGGCCCGATCAGCGAAGCCCAGATCCTGGCGGCGCTGGAAGAATAG